gtgtgtgtgtgtctgtatgtctgtgtgtgtctgtgtgcgtgtgcgtgtgcgtgtagaTTTTGTCTTAGAGTAGCACGTGGACCCGCCCTAtagtgagattgtgagatgggGCTACTGAAATAATGGATGACTGGCGAAAGTTAAATTCTACGGTTTCTTTGCCTAGgtagctactatctaggtCCTACCGCAATTCCTACCGCCCATAGGACGGGTGAGGGCTAGTACTGTAATATATAAATGAGCCTCGGAATTCAGAGTTATTTACGAACCGCCAACATCTGACTCGTAGACAAAGAACTTGGTCCTCCCTCTTAGAGAAGTTTGAAAGTCTTGGTGTAGCCATCGGGATATGTCCCATAGCACATTAATGAATTACCGATAGATGTGAAATAATGCGTTCCTTCCGCAAATGACAACTCATTTGCAACCACTCCAAAGGTAAGTTCAGATTGGTTGGAAGTAGAAGCTGCAAGCATTTCTTCGATCACCAGCTTTTAGCGCGCATGCGTATTTTCACAGATGACGTTTTCACAAATGGATACCATACACCACTGGGAAGATAAGGATGGGAGATCCCTACTTTTCCGGAAAATGGGATGAGGATATCTAAATTCAAGGGAAGACAGGGATGGGGCCCCAATGGGTTACTAGattcgagccagtctctccccgcccaGCAGTTGCACGGATTGTCAGGAGTGTGagaatccggggaatgacgaagacGGGCAGAGAGTGCTAGGACATCACTATATCTTATGAATCACATGCATACCAATTACAGTGCGACGAACACGTCATGAAGAGACGACAGAGCAGATTGTCGGACCAATTTTCAGAAAGTTGACTTTTGACATTACCCAAATCTTTCAAGTGACctaactgattaattaattaaatatattacatatttttTGACATTTCGACGCTCAACACCTTCTAGCTAGCTAGTCTCATACAAATTTCTTTCGAAAGTGAACAGTACAAACGAAGGCGTGTGTTTGCAAGATGTTTTAGTACCTAATGCTGCCTAGCATTCTAGTAGATGAACGTCACAGCCTAAAAGTAGTGCTTATGAGTCTTTGTAAGGTAGAGAACAGCGTGAGAACAGCATTTTCGATAACATTttatccaattaattaatgtgttttGAAATTGTATTTAGGGAGTTTGTTATCTAGTGTTGTCAGTAACCGCTAGGTAGCTGAATGAGTCACAGCAAAGCGCGACGAATATGttcaactaaaaatttaattcaTCTCATCTTTATTCTACTCTAGTTCAACATCTCTAACTTGTAGACGTCTAAACCTACATACCTACTCACCTAGACAAGAACGTTTAcgctgagcatgcgcagacacCTGTTACATGTAAATCTCTAGAGTCTCGTCTCGGTCAGTTGCAGGAATTGTAAACATTACGCGTTCATCACCGTCCCTACACATAAAACATGCAAAGATCGCAACACGCCAAATCAACAATTTGTACACCCAACACTTACTGCATCTGGACGAACCCACTCTAATTTTCTGAAGGAACCTAAGGTTGCTGACACAAAGTGACGACGATAGAGCCGACCCTTGAATAACGTAAGCAAACCTAGTGCAAGTAAAACCGTTGCTCTTCTCGAAAAAATCAATATGACTGTGGAGTTCGAGACATGCCGTCCCGGATGTCTGGTCTCCAGTAAAATTATTGATTGTGAAGGTCGTTTGGCTGCTCGAGAGATGAATGTGACTTAAATGGTCGATACAGGTGAGGTAAATAACAAGCATGTGCATGCCATTCTTAAACATTAGATAGTCGAACGATAGATACTCGTTCCTGGAGCCCACGGTGACGTAGCGACTCGTCTGCTCTGCGTTTACGTAGCTTGTTGTCGGAGTGAGACAAAGTGATTTTCCACCTGTATGATATCATTACACAAATCATCAGATTATATTTATGTTATTAATAAAGAAGTTGCCTGACAACAATAGCaatgttggtgtgtgtgtgtctgtctgtctgtctgtctgtctgtctctctctctctctctctgtgtgtgtgtgtgtgtgtgtgtgtgtgtgtgtgtgtgtgtgtgtgtgtgtgtgtgtgtgtgtgtgtgtgtgtgtgtgtgtgtgtgtgtgtgtgacatactTGTGATAAAAACCGACGTTGTTCGTCGTCTTCTAGGCGAACTCTTAGCACTTGGGGTAGATCTCCCAGACGCCACAAATCCAGAAACACTCAAACAAGGCACACAAGCGTACATCTGACAAACTCCAAATGTACGATTCTTCAGTAATGGCAATGTCAGTGTGTCATCGTCAGCAGTTAAAGTTACATCAAAACCGCCCGCACCACATCCAGTGTCTCGAAATCCACAGTCACCACTAGCAGTAGTATTGTCACACGTCCCAACTTCCGAttcttcatcatcttctgCAATGAAAAATGTTTCTCATGCATGCTAGCCTCAAGCATACCTTTTCATATACAAATTTTATTACAGATAACTTTTATATTTGATACTGTCATAGCGTGTAGTCGTAGACCCGGATACTCCGGGACCTTGGGTTTGGCGCGAGCCGGTAAGGTGTTGTAGTCTGGGTAGTACTGAAAATATACTacactggcgacgaggatggcggcGAACGACACATTCTGGTTGTTCGGAAGAATGGGTGGCTACAACCCGTCGTCGTCATCTTGGGAAACGTACGAGGAACGCCTGGAGCGGTTTCTACTGGTAACAGCGAAGACGAGACGTGGAAGAAGGCAGTCTTCCTGACGGTTATTGGAGAGCACGCACACGGTATTACGTCACCTCGTACACCCAGACAAACCCGCAGACAAAGGCTACGCGGAGCTCGTAGACGCGCCAAAGAGACACTTCCAACCTCGGCCCATAGTCATCGCCAAACGCTTCAAGTTTCACAGAAGAAACCAGAAACAAGGAGAGTCAGTCAAAGAGTTCACCATAACGGCTTTGAGGAGTTTGAGTGAACATTGTCAATTTCGCGCTTTTCGTGACTACAAAATAAGGCTATTCAAAGAAAACTGATAGCAGAAAAGGAACTGTCTCTAGACAAAGCATTCAAGATGGCTATCTCAATGGAGCTGGCAGTACAGCAAGTGGTGGATATACAAAAGCAGTAGAAACCAGACATGAGACATCAATAGACACAGAAAAACACCATGAGAGTGACACAGAGACCAGCACAAAGAGTCAGGGAGGGAAACAGGCCAAACAGGGAACACGAAAATCACGTATCCAATCGGGGGATAACACATCCATGAACAGCGTTGGAGGTGTGGCTAACCCAACCACAATCAAGCAGTTTGCTATTTCCGTCAAAAGGAGTGTTGGAAATGCCAAAAGAAAAGCCACACAGCGAGTCAATGCAAAGGGAGTGCGGCCAAGGCTCAATATCTGAGTGATGAAGAGGATGGCAGCGATAGTGAGCTAGTGGGTCATGAACAGTCGATTCGATCCAGTTATGAAGCGATATGCAAGATAAAGCCGTGGATGGTACCTGTTCAATTAAATGACACGCAATTACTAATGGAGCTAGACACATGACATCCAGTACGATTATTTCTAATCAAAAGTTCAAGGAACTATGGACCAAGAAGGATAGGCAGATTTTGCGGGCGGCACAAATTACGCTACGAGCGTATGGGGGACACGCTATACAAGTTCTAGGGTCCATCCAGGTCAGAGTAAACGTGAAAACTGGACAGCCAGCACAGACACTGCCCATACTGGTAGTGCAAGGCAATGGTTCAAACCTGTTAGCGGAGACGTGTTGATGAAGTTACGGTTGGATTGGAGAGAAATACATCATGTCAATACTCGACTGGAAGACCTGTTAGAACAGTACAAGAAGGTCTTCACAGAGTGTGTCGAGACGTACCGGGGACAACCAGCAACTTTTCAGGTTGACCCATCAGTGAGACCACATTTCACCAAAGTCAGAACTGTCCCGTATGCACTGAGGCACCTCGTAGTACAACAGCTGGATACAATGGAGAAGGAGGGCGTCATTAGTCCCGTCAAGTATGCTGAATGGACCACACCCATCGTACCCGTGTTGAAGTCCGACAAAGAGTTAGTGAGGATCTATGGTGACTACAAGAGGAGTGTCAACCAAGCCACCGAAGTTGAGCAATACCCATTACCCAGGATTGAAGATCGGTTCACTGTTTTGGCGGGAGAAGAAATATTTACAAAACTAGATTTGAGCCAGGCGTACACACAGATTCCTCTAGACCCGTGGGTCAAGAAATATACTGTGAGTAATACGCCAAAGGGATTGCATGAATTCAACAATTGCCGTTCGGCATCTCGTCAAGGCCCGCGATATTTCAAAGGATGATGGAAAGCGTATTACAAGGACTACCGGCAGTCGCGGTCTACCTAGATGATATTATAATCACAGGGAGGGAACATTATTCAGGAAGTTCTAAAGAGGCTGAAAGAAGCAGGCCTACGACTAAAGAGAGAAAAATGAACGGTAGCTGCACCATCGGTTGTCTACTTGGGTTACAGAATCGATGCCCAAGGACTAAACTCAACGGGTGACAAACTGCAAGCGTTGAGCGCCTGCACCAACCAATGTGACGGAGATGAAGAGTTACTTGGGCCTTCTCAATTACTATGGCAAGTTTGTTCCACGGCTAGCCAGCATGCTAGCACCTCTTTATGAGCTGTTAAAAACACCAACCTTGGAGGTGGACGGAGCAACAGGACGGAGCATTCAATCGAGCAAAAAGGACGCTTTCAACGTCAAGAGTCTTAGTCCACATTGACCCAAGGAAGCCGAGTGTAGTCATCTGTATGACGCATCGCCGTATGGAGTGGGTGCGGTATTAGCCCACAGAATGTCAAGTAGAGAGGAAAGACCGATTGCGTTCGTCTCTCGCACACTAACTGAAGCGGAGTAGAACTATGCACAGATACATAAGAAAGGTTTGGCGTTGATCTTCGCGGTAAAGAAGTTTCATAACTATTTTTGGGTCGATCGTTCACAGTGGTGACCGATCATAAACCATCACTAAGCTTGTTTGATGAAAACAGATCAGTACCTGCTTTGGCATCTAGCAGGATTCAACGATGGGCCTTGACATTGGCGGCTTATCAATATACAATCAAATATAGACCCGGGAAAGATAACTTCTGTGCAGATGCCTTGAGTAGACTCCCAATGGAATTCACTGCAGACAACGATCAAAtgaaagaagagaaaattgtAGCAATAGATTACTTGACTACGACCCCAGTGACAGCCAAAGACATTATGCTCAAGACAAGAAGAGACCCATGGATGAGCATAGTGCTACGCTATACCCTGGAAGGGTGACCGAGAGAGGTGGATAATGAATTACTACCATACTGGAGAAGACGCGATAAACTTTTCGTCAGAGAGGGTTGTGTATTGTAGGGCGATCGAGTGATCATTCCCCTAGCATGACCAAGATGAAGGCTGTTGCGAGAAGTTACCTGTGGTGGCCTGGAATGGACAACGATCTGGAAGGAACTGCGCGAGCATGTGAAAGATGTCAACAATAAGTAAAGGTACCACCTAGAGCTCCGCTACACCCATGGTTATGGCCGGAACGACCATGGTCGCGCATTCACGTAGATTATTGGGACCGTTCATTGGGAGAATGTTCCTTGTCATTTGTTGATGCGTTTTCGAAGAGGTTGGACGTATACGCAACCCAGTTAGATACCACAGAAGTCACGCTCGAAAAACTGAAGACGTCGTTTGCAATTCATGGGATTCCCGAAAGGTTGGTATCGGACAATGGCACCTGCTTTACGAGTAGCGATTTTCCTACGATTTGCGAGAGTCAAGGCATAATCCATGCAAAATCAACACCTTATCATCCGTCATCTAACGGACTAGCCGAACCCTCAAGGATAGACTAAAGAAGCTGGAAATAGGAAGCTTGAATTAAAAGCTGCAAAAAATTTTGTTGGCATATCGCAATACGCCGCACTCCACCACAGGCTCAACCCCAGCAGAGCTAATTTTTGGGAAGGAGACCGCGCATCAGACGCGACCTCTCAGACAGGATGATAGTAGAACAGTTCTAAGGAAACAGGAGGTTCAAAAAGAAAATCACGATACTAGATGCCAAAGCCGGAAATGCAACGGGGGCAAGGGGCTTTTGTCCGTAATTTTGGGACGGGACCTCGCTGGATTCCAGCCCGGGTGACGGAAAAGACGGGACCAGTATTATACCAGTGCCAACTGGAAGATGGTCGTATCATATAAAGGCGTAGATCATTTCAGATTGCGCCAGCACACATCGGATCGATTTATCAGGAAGGATCACACGAACACACCAAGGAAAGACAGCATAGAAGGGAGAGAGGACGAGGAATTCACGGAAGGACCGGGGTTGACGAGAGACAACAAGAGGAGCGATAGCGGTCTTGACCATGAGAATAGTCTCGAAAGTCCCGAAGAAGAAGGAGCGACTGAGAAAAACAAACCTTTTTTATTGAGATCACCAGAGATCCAGGACAAACGAGGACATTGGGAAAGAGATGAAGTCGGACAGAGCGATAATTCGAATCCAGCGAACGAGACATCGTTGCGGCGGTCCTCTCGTATCAAGAAGGCACCTCAGCGACTAGATTTTTAAAAGAACGATTAGATTATGTTGGGTTTTCAGGGAAAATTGATCGTTAAACAACAGTTGTGTTCTATCTAGAGGGGAAAGATGTCTAGTGTGTTGTCATAGACCCAGATACTCTGGCAGCTTGGTTTTTGGCGCGAGCCGGTAACGTGTTGTAGTCTGGGTAGTACTAAGTAGAAGATCGCATGAATTATGTGTTATGCATAGGTTattgacacagacagactagaaaacagacaagcaaaaagaTGTAGACATAAAAGAGCGACTAACAAACCATGCAGATGCGCGTATCTTATGGGAATGTAAGCAGAGTTTCCAACAGCTAGCCAAGCGATAGTgtcaacagaaacttgaaaactAATATTTATTCTCAAAATGTAGCACACATTTGCATGCCTATTAAAATCTAGACAACAACCCCTCCCCGACTAAAATACACTCCGCCGCCCTTGATTTCATCTGTATAAACAATTAACAGTTCATCCTAATGAGCTTGCTTATTAGAAATCTGTCATTTAAATGGATTGTCAAAACTATTTTTGAATATTTTAAAAGAAGACTGCCTACAATATATTCTATCGTGTAGGTGTAGTAAACAAGCATCATGGTATACCGAGCCGGCCTCGACCctaatgtatatacatatagacagcTGTAAATGTAAGTCTTTTTCAAGACACTAGCTGACTAGCCGCACTCATTCTTTCACAAAAACAAGCCAAAATTTATGACGAGATACGTAGCAAGACATACCGGTAAAGCATGTCAAGAACATGCATGCAAGACGCTGAGGTAACGCACAGCCAAAACGAAGAGTTTCCGAGCACCCTAGAAACCCTTTGAGAGGCGCCAATGCAAACGCCTCCAGGAAATATAAAAGAAACGAAAGGGTTTGAGACAATTTATATTAAATGGATCCCCCGTCTCCCCAGGGCACTTCGTCATTGCCAATTGAGACACAGTCACTTACATGCAATAGAGCAAAACGGTTATTAAGATTTACAGACCACAAAACGTTACAATCTTGAGCAACAGAATTGAACTTGGGAGTAATGCAGTGAGGCAAGAAAACTATTGAGGACCTGTCACACGACAACTGGTCCTAGCCATGACTGGTCCGAGACTAGGGTTAAagttagggttaaggttagAGTAACGCTTAGGATTCATGGCCACCTATAATGTATACGGCAATACCGGACCAATTATCATAGCAACCACAACTGGTGCGGAGGTGGACCAGCAACTATAGCAACCACAACTGGTCCGGGGGAACCACCAACTGTAACAACCACAACCGGTCCGGGGGAACCAGTTATGGCAGCCACAACCGGTCCCTGGACCAGTTAAGAAGAAAACCAACTTTAGCGTGACAGACCACGACCCCTTGGCATCCACTATTCTTACGCCTAGTTGCATGCAAATGctatacaagcacaaacagacTATCTAACTCAAAGCAACACTTTTCCTACCTGATGGCTGAGCATCACAAGTCCGATCTTCCCGAAAATCGACATCCGTAACTTCGGCTGTTCCATCCGGAACCACGACGGTCACCTGCACTCTTGCAATGCTCGCCAACAACAGCGCTGACCCGTTTGCACACATCAATGGCAAACAAACGTACTCGAATTCGGACGACGCCACTTGCCGAACGAGCCGAACAGTCGTCGAAGCGATTGATTCGTTGCTCAGTGTGTCGTCATCACGCAACAGTTTCAAACTAGCTGTAACCGTTATTGGCACACCGCTCAGTGATGTACGGTAGTTGAATGTTAGGGTGGCATTGCATTGTACGACTAAGACCTCAGGACTCAAAACGTCAAACACGCCGGTGCCCACACGTATACGGGGATTGATACCAACTTGGAGAACATTCTCGTCTCCAGGTTGAACAATTCTGTCTAAACATTAAAAAAGCCACAAAATATATTGGTCCAGGTagaatataaaattaatttattgatacattaattacagtaatatatataattaatttattaatacattaactaaagtaatataaataaataaataaataaataaaataaataaataaataaataatttatttatcattatattaattaaggtaaaatatataattaatttattaatacattAGTTAaggtaaaatatataattaatttattaatgtattaattagggcaaaatatataattaatttattaatgcattaattaaggtaaaatatataattaactattgatacattaaataaagtaaaatatataattaatttattaatatattaattaaggtaaaaaatataattaatttattgatacaATAATTAggataaaatatataaataatttactaatacattaattataattaatttattaatatatattaattaatgtaaaatatataattaatttattgatatattaattaaggtggGATTAATAATTACTTTAagaatatttttataatttgcAAAAACTATTTACTTGTAAGTATTCTATATATTCATTCAATGCGATTTGAATCTAAAccaaattatattttatataatattacaattcatatacaatacaatagatcaattaataaataataaattttataataaatattatatgtTCCATCTTAACTCATGCTAACATACCAACCTGGCACACATTCTGGGTCTACTCCTGCCCAGACACCTTCATCACAGTATCGCTCGTATGGCCCAATTAGAGTAAATCCAACATCGCAAAGATAGCTTGCGATAACCCCACCCTCAATTTCCACGATTCCGTTGGCAGGATTAGGTAGATCAGAACAAGCTGCAAAGTAATAACATTGTGCGTGGTGAAGAGTAGATGTTAGACACGAATGCGTATCATTGAGTGAGttagtgcgcatgcgtgacaaaataattaatacttCTTACTTGGAATACACCTGGTAGAGATGTTGCTGATACTGAAGTGTGTACACGGTATCGTGGAATTACCAAAGAGCGCAAAGCCATCCAAACATGACAACTCTACAGACTGAGCATCAGCAGAGAGAGATATCACCAGCCCCGATACGGTAACAGTTCCCTGAATGGGACATGCTACACAAAAACTTTTTTATTTTGGAAATATAATTATCTAAGCGTGGTCAAGTAGGATATAATATTGGCCAATCATAGTGTAATGTGGggatttattaatatcaactaaccTGAGCAGGGAGATGTACTGCAGTTTCTTGTCTCTTGGTTGTCTCCAAAGCACTCACCGAACCGGTTTCCAGGTACTGGATTGTTACATAGTCTTTCGCGAGTCTGGATTCCACCTCCACAAGAGCGAGTGCACTGACTCCAGAGAGACCACGAACTCCACTCACCGTCTGTAACAATTACATGATACTTGTGAAGGTACACGCGCgcggcacacacacacacacacacacacacacacacacacacacacacacacacacacacacacacacacacacatacacacacacacacacacacacacacacacaaaggcCCAAAACCACCGTCAGCCACTCTTTTGCAATCGCTCTTGTTGTACGTTGCTTACCTCGGACACATTCTGCTTCGTTCCCCAACCACTTCCCACAAAAACAAGTTCTCACAGGAAGACCAACGAGAGAGAATCCCTCCGAACAAGAGTAGGCTACACGATTACCGGACAGCGTCATCACACTACCACTCACGGGTTTCTCCAACTGCGAACACCCAGAAACTAtcgaaaacacaaacagaaacaaaccaATAACAACAAGAGTTTAGCATAGAGATCACGTCTAGTAGCAACCCTCGTAGAGTCTCGACATCACCTGAAGAGTCTGATTCTTGACCTGTTGCTGGGGGTGAGAGACAAGTGACTAGCACCAGCCAGAATGTACTAGGCAAGATCCAGGGCATCTGGCAATCTCAACGTCTAGAGCAAATTGTTAGATGCGACTGGAAGGATCGATACCAGAGAAACGCGGCAAAAGCGGATGTTTCCTCATCCGCCCTGAGAAGACTGACAAGCACTAAACATTGTAACATTGTAATCTTGCAAGGTTGTTGCCATGCCTAGGCCTATACGGGGCTCGACATTAGGCTAATTAGCTACTTACTGGTAGGGTGCACGTCGTGCACTGCACGACAAGAACAAAGATGGTATGATTCTCTAGTAGTCTATACAGGACGTGGTACCAGTAAACACAACGCCATCTGTTGGCGGTGACTACTGCCGGTACTAGCTGTACGTGTATTATACCTACTATTAGAATGGACTACTCGGTAAGTAGcattatacgggaaccgaCAGTGGTGAGGTCTTGGCCACTATATAGACAAAAATTTATGGGCGTAGTTGCTCATCTACTTTTGTTTAGATTGTGCGGACATAACTATACGTATAGTTAATTAGTAAATCTACgtatatgcatgtacagttCTTGGGGTTACAATGGTGAtatgtaattttaatttgaacaaattgatattaatgtcggataaattaatatcaatttgacTCACACCCCACACAGACTGTGACAATACATCAAATTAGTACAGGCTTATACGTCTAGTTATTTCAGTCGTGCACGAAATTGTTATTTAATGAATGAACTAATGAATAGTTAAGCACCAACACAAATGACAGTCGCATTTTACGTGTGTACTAGATAAAGTCTACTTGCAATTTATGGAAATGCCCGTATGTTCAATAATGACTCTTAGTTATGATAGAAATTGATAAATTAGAGGAACACATGTAGCTAGACAAAGAAATACAGATCTAGAGTCTAAGACTAAATCTAGACTAACTGTTCTATCAATCTGGCATAGACATTAATGACAAAACAATAACTATACGTTCTATTGCGTTCCTCAAAGGTCTGAACGAGATGACACTCGTAATTTAAGATCCAGTCAGGTCCTGTAACGTAGaattgtgtgtggtgtgcttgtgtgtgtgtgtgtgtgtgtgtgtgtgtgtgtgtgtgtgtgtgtgtgtgtgtgtgtgtgtgtgtgtgtgtgtgtgtgtgtgtgtgtgtgtgtgtgtgtgtgtgtgtgtgtgtgcatgtgcagtgtgtgtgtgtgtgtgtgtgtgtgtgtgtgtgttgtgtgtgtgtgtgtgtgtgtgtgtgtgtgtgtgtgtgtgtgtgtgtgtgtgtgtgtgtgtgtgtgtgtgtgtgtgtgtgttaacttTAGGTTTTCTTAGGTGTATGTACTAGATTGTGCATGCGCGTGCGTGGCATTCAAATTTACTCACTGCATCTCCTTCCCCCAACTTCATCCCGGCGCAAAAAAGCAATA
This window of the Corticium candelabrum chromosome 17, ooCorCand1.1, whole genome shotgun sequence genome carries:
- the LOC134193197 gene encoding uncharacterized protein LOC134193197, with protein sequence MTLSGNRVAYSCSEGFSLVGLPVRTCFCGKWLGNEAECVRDGEWSSWSLWSQCTRSCGGGIQTRERLCNNPVPGNRFGECFGDNQETRNCSTSPCSACPIQGTVTVSGLVISLSADAQSVELSCLDGFALFGNSTIPCTHFSISNISTRCIPTCSDLPNPANGIVEIEGGVIASYLCDVGFTLIGPYERYCDEGVWAGVDPECVPDRIVQPGDENVLQVGINPRIRVGTGVFDVLSPEVLVVQCNATLTFNYRTSLSGVPITVTASLKLLRDDDTLSNESIASTTVRLVRQVASSEFEYVCLPLMCANGSALLLASIARVQVTVVVPDGTAEVTDVDFREDRTCDAQPSEDDEESEVGTCDNTTASGDCGFRDTGCGAGGFDVTLTADDDTLTLPLLKNRTFGVCQMYACVPCLSVSGFVASGRSTPSAKSSPRRRRTTSVFITSGKSLCLTPTTSYVNAEQTSRYVTVGSRNEYLSFDYLMFKNGMHMLVIYLTCIDHLSHIHLSSSQTTFTINNFTGDQTSGTACLELHSHIDFFEKSNGFTCTRFAYVIQGSALSSSLCVSNLRFLQKIRVGSSRCRTVMNA